In Aegilops tauschii subsp. strangulata cultivar AL8/78 chromosome 3, Aet v6.0, whole genome shotgun sequence, one genomic interval encodes:
- the LOC109770427 gene encoding uncharacterized protein, which translates to MGSYAIGIHRQHRVKQSDKTELKVICIHTVKGCRGRVLARLKPGVCQSWHITKIVEHTCEQTGTLSNHCNVKARYVAQTMETIVQGSLNISVRALQKDAEDQIGFPVSYSKARRAKENIFKNLYGTYKEAYSYAPRMLHQIASANRGTQVWRRERPNPMNPGELILDRLFWAFTQTIQAFRHCRPVLSVDGTFLTGKYKGTLLVAIAADANNQLLPIAYALVESENKDSWLWFLSCVKMGAVKECEGVCIISDRNTELLSALDIIKASEEEWGWPDLEGRWCMRHLAANFYSKFKNKNWFKLFKRMCMQKTEAKMNAIWVGINSEIERAALPQ; encoded by the coding sequence ATGGGTAGCTATGCAATCGGCATCCACCGCCAGCATAGAGTGAAGCAGTCTGATAAAACAGAGTTGAAGGTCATATGCATCCACACCGTGAAAGGTTGCCGCGGAAGAGTTCTCGCTAGACTGAAGCCTGGGGTATGTCAGTCATGGCATATCACAAAAATAGTGGAGCATACCTGTGAGCAAACTGGGACTCTTTCAAATCACTGCAATGTGAAAGCAAGATATGTGGCACAGACGATGGAAACGATTGTGCAGGGAAGTCTCAACATTAGTGTTAGGGCTCTACAAAAAGATGCAGAAGATCAAATTGGCTTCCCTGTCAGCTACAGCAAGGCTAGGCGTGCAAAGGAAAATATATTCAAGAACTTGTATGGTACCTATAAGGAGGCCTATTCTTATGCCCCCAGAATGCTTCATCAGATAGCAAGTGCTAATAGGGGGACTCAAGTTTGGCGGAGAGAACGTCCAAACCCAATGAACCCAGGTGAGCTAATCCTGGACCGCTTATTCTGGGCATTCACCCAGACTATACAAGCCTTTAGGCACTGTCGCCCGGTATTATCAGTTGATGGTACCTTTCTCACTGGAAAGTACAAGGGCACACTATTGGTGGCAATTGCAGCGGATGCAAATAATCAGCTTCTTCCTATTGCATATGCACTGGTCGAGAGCGAGAACAAAGATAGCTGGTTGTGGTTCCTGAGCTGCGTGAAGATGGGTGCCGTGAAAGAGTGTGAAGGTGTTTGCATCATCTCTGATCGCAACACTGAATTATTAAGCGCTCTTGACATAATTAAGGCGTCGGAAGAAGAGTGGGGCTGGCCCGATCTAGAGGGAAGGTGGTGCATGAGGCATTTGGCAGCAAACTTTTACTCCAAATTCAAAAACAAGAATTGGTTCAAGTTATTCAAGAGGATGTGCATGCAAAAAACTGAAGCCAAAATGAATGCGATCTGGGTAGGTATCAATAGTGAGATCGAACGCGCGGCCTTGCCGCAGTGA